From the Saprospiraceae bacterium genome, the window CGCTCGAATGCACCCAATTCTCAAAAGCCAAAGGCGGCAAAGCCCGGAAAGCCGACAGCCGGATGCTCGCTTGGAGCCTGCCGCGATACATCACCGCGCTCGATCCCGACTACATCCAAATCGAAAACGTGGAAGAATTTATGAGTTGGGGCGAACTCGACGCTGAGGGCAAACCCATTTCCAAACGCGAAGGCCGCGAATACATCCGCTGGGTAAAAGCCGTCTGCGCAATGGGCTACGTCCACGACTGGCGCATCCTCAACGCCGCCGATTTTGGAGCCTACACGTCCCGCAGTCGCTTTTTCTGCGTGTTTCACAAACCCGGTCTGCCCCACGCCTGGCCGCAGCCGACCCACGCCCGCCGCCCCTTGCGCGGCAATCTTTTCGCCGACGACCGCCTGCCTTGGAAGCCGGTAGCCGACGTGCTCGATTTCGGCAACCTCGGCACGTCCATCTTTGGCCGCAAGCGCCCCATTGCTGACAAAACCATCCTGCGCATCCTGAAAGGGCTGCAAAAATACCTGCCGCCCGCACACATGGAACAACGGCCCAACGTCGGGCTGCTGATGACCTACAACTCGCCGGGATATTGTCTGCCCCTCAGTGTGCCGGCAGGCGCCGTCGCCACCAAAGGCCACAAAGCCATCGTGACCCCGCTTTTACAAACCTATTACAACAACGGCCACACCACCCCGGTCGGTGAACCCGCCCGCACCGTTACCACCCGCGACCGCATCGGCCTTGTTTCTCCGGTGCAATGGCTCGACCGTCAGTTTTCCAACGGCTATGCTTCTCCGCTGCACGAGCCCGCAGGCAGCCTGCTGACCACGCCCAAAATGAACCTGTGCAGCGCCTTCCTCGTCAACCCGCAGTTTCAAAGTGCAGGAAGTCCGGTCACCCGACCCGCGCCGACCGTCATTGCCTCCCAACGCTCCTACCCGCTTTCCGTCGCATGTGCCTGCCGGGGTCAGGAAAAATGGGCCGTGCAGGACGACGACAGCGAGGCCATGCGCGAACTCAAACAATTCATGCGCAACCGCCAGGTGGCCGATATTTTCCTGCGGATGCTCGACGTGGACGAACTAAAAGCCATCCAGGGCTTCCCGCCCGGTTACATTTTGAAAGGCACAAAGGAGCACCAGAAAAAATTCATCGGCAACGCCGTGGTGCCGGAAGTCGTGGCGGCTTGGCTGCGCGCCATCAGCCATACCCTGCGCACCGCTCCGCCGGTCATTTTGTAGCCGTTATAAGGCTGTTTTCAGGAGCAATCACCCATCGTTTACTCATACAAAATTTCCTCAACAAGATTGTTAAAAATTCAAAAAAGCCTCGTCTATGAAAAGTTGGCTAACCTTCCTGTTGCTCTTGACTTGTTTCAACGGCCCCTCCCCCACCCCGCCCGACGAATCCTGCCAATCCTGTCCGTCAGCAGCCGGTACACTCGATTCCACCGGGCTTCGCGGCCAGTCCGTTGGTATCGTGGACGGCGATACCTTCGACCTGCTCCCGCTTGCCCCGGCGCCGGCCGAACCCATCCGCATCCGGCTCGAAGGCATAGACGCCCCGGAAAAAAGCCAGCCCTACGGCAAAGCCGCCAAACAGTATCTCGGCGAATTAATTTTTGGAAAAGTAGTCCGCGCCGACGGCGCTAAAAAAGACCGCAATGGGCGCCGCATCTGCACCGTGTTCGTGGCCGATACCCTCGATGTCAACCGAGCGATGGTCGCGACGGGTTACGCCTGGCATTTTAAGAAATATTCCAACGACCCGGTGCTCGACAGCCTTGAACGAAGCGCCCGCGTCGTCCGTGCCGGGTTGTGGGCGGCCACCGAGCCGCCGATCGCGCCCTGGGACTGGCGGAAAGGGAAAAGATACAACAGGAACTAAACCCGGCAGGATTCACTATTGACTACCCCAGTACTCATATCTCGATTTTGTTACCATACCGGCGACTGCCGAATTTGAATTAATTTGAAACACCGTCTTTTGGTGCGCATCCAGTTCCAATTTTTCCTGCTCGAATCGTTCCAGCATTGCTTTGTTGTCGGGGTGATCCGTGGGCGCGAGCACGAACGGCAACCCGCTGTCCGCATCCGTTCCGTTGATGTTCCCGTCCTCCATCCGCAAATCCTTGACCCTGTACGCCAACGGCGACGGATAGCGCCCCTCTGCCACTTCGCCCTTTAAATCAGCAGGCACAGCGTGAAAAGCACACAAGGCCAGCCATTTGCCTCCAACAAAATAGGTCTCCACAGACTCGCTCCGGTAAACGATGTACCGATGCCGGGCGTATTCGAGCACAAACAGACCTTCCTCAAAAGACTGACAGATACTGCGCACACGCTCCAACTCGGCCTTGGCATCTTCAAAATATCGTTCCGGCAAAAACAGCGCGTTCAGCATGATGACGCACTGCCGGATGTGGCCTAAGGCAACAGAACCGAAAAGGCTTGGCTCGCTCGGATGCATCAGGTAATTCCGCACATCTTTCAGCCAAATCAAGGTGCTTTTTGTCGGCTTTGCCGCCTCTTTCGCGGCCAATTCGTTTATCAGGGTATTCAACACCTTCTTCCGGGCTTTCCCCTTGTTATCGAGGATTTCGAGAGCGATGCTCAACGCTTTGCACCGCATTTTCACCGCCATTTCCAGCACCCGCAGCAATTTCACCAGCGCCTCGTCCATTGCCGGGTAATGGTAGTAGGCGTGCGCCATGATATGTTCTGCAATCGCGTAACCTTCCCCCACTTCCGGTGGTACGTCTTTGTGAAAACGTCCTTTGACCACGAATTTTTCCGCATAACTTTCAAAATCCGTCACGCCGGAGAAGATTGTCCAGATGTTGTCAGGGGTGTGGAAATCCATGAGGAAAGGCTGTTCCATTGTTGAAGTCATTTTGGGTTGAAAATGGCAATCAGCCCGGTTTAAGCGTCTCGCGGGCTATATCGCGCATTGCCGTGACGCGCTGCCGGATCGCGTCATTGATTTTGCCGGAAAGAATTTCAGCACACAATGTATCGGCCGGGTAATCATCCCATTTTTTGTAACAAGCCCACCAAAGTTCGGACTGTGCGCCATTGAACTCCTTGCGAAAACGCTCTTTCAACGCGGTCAAATCCCGCCCGCTTTGCAAAGGGCGGCGTTCATTCAAGGGGTCTTTGGGGTACGAAAATCCGAAAAAAAGCCCTCTGGGAAAGGTGTCGAATTGAAACGTGATCTGAATACCGGCTTCCTCAAAAATTTTGTCGCCTCCGAAAGCAAATCCCTG encodes:
- a CDS encoding thermonuclease family protein, with product MKSWLTFLLLLTCFNGPSPTPPDESCQSCPSAAGTLDSTGLRGQSVGIVDGDTFDLLPLAPAPAEPIRIRLEGIDAPEKSQPYGKAAKQYLGELIFGKVVRADGAKKDRNGRRICTVFVADTLDVNRAMVATGYAWHFKKYSNDPVLDSLERSARVVRAGLWAATEPPIAPWDWRKGKRYNRN
- a CDS encoding DNA cytosine methyltransferase, yielding MSKHPVPDLLMVDAFCGAGGVTTGARASGICRVVAGINHDPVAIASHAANHPDTHHFIEDIRTMPLDELTSAVARYRRLFPSAKLSFWASLECTQFSKAKGGKARKADSRMLAWSLPRYITALDPDYIQIENVEEFMSWGELDAEGKPISKREGREYIRWVKAVCAMGYVHDWRILNAADFGAYTSRSRFFCVFHKPGLPHAWPQPTHARRPLRGNLFADDRLPWKPVADVLDFGNLGTSIFGRKRPIADKTILRILKGLQKYLPPAHMEQRPNVGLLMTYNSPGYCLPLSVPAGAVATKGHKAIVTPLLQTYYNNGHTTPVGEPARTVTTRDRIGLVSPVQWLDRQFSNGYASPLHEPAGSLLTTPKMNLCSAFLVNPQFQSAGSPVTRPAPTVIASQRSYPLSVACACRGQEKWAVQDDDSEAMRELKQFMRNRQVADIFLRMLDVDELKAIQGFPPGYILKGTKEHQKKFIGNAVVPEVVAAWLRAISHTLRTAPPVIL